One Capillibacterium thermochitinicola DNA window includes the following coding sequences:
- a CDS encoding GNAT family N-acetyltransferase, with product MKLYELPALAPLQERLLAAGIKLRHPLAFEKKAVVEWVNREFGAEWASECEVAFARQPISCFIAVQDGKIIGFACYDVTAKGFFGPTGVTAEARGQGVGRALLLAALHGLAEMGYAYAIIGGAGPVDFYRKAVGAIEIEGSEPGIYRDWLPTGERT from the coding sequence GTGAAATTATATGAACTTCCTGCACTTGCCCCACTCCAGGAGCGGTTGCTGGCGGCCGGGATCAAGCTCCGCCATCCCCTGGCCTTTGAAAAAAAAGCCGTGGTCGAGTGGGTCAACCGGGAATTTGGCGCGGAATGGGCTTCCGAATGTGAAGTGGCTTTTGCCAGGCAACCGATTAGTTGTTTTATTGCCGTTCAGGACGGAAAAATCATCGGGTTTGCCTGCTATGATGTCACGGCGAAAGGCTTTTTCGGGCCGACGGGAGTGACGGCTGAGGCCCGGGGACAGGGGGTCGGGCGCGCTTTGCTTTTGGCGGCCCTGCACGGTTTGGCAGAGATGGGTTATGCGTACGCGATCATCGGTGGCGCCGGGCCGGTTGACTTTTACCGTAAAGCAGTCGGGGCCATTGAAATTGAAGGGTCGGAGCCGGGGATTTACCGGGACTGGCTCCCTACGGGGGAACGAACATAG
- a CDS encoding HAD family hydrolase encodes MSYQYILFDLDGTLTDPGVGIINSVRYALRKFGLDGDPEFLRRFVGPPLMDSFMKYYGFDEEKAREAVAYYREYYGPRGIFENRLYPGIPELLRALVDRGKQLALATSKPTVFARQVLAHFQIDRYFADDLIIGSYLDGQRTKKAEVIATVLALLPPEKEKAVMVGDRQFDVEGAKANGIAAIAVTYGYGEPAELEAAGPTHIAHTVPELLALLE; translated from the coding sequence GTGTCATACCAATACATCCTTTTTGACTTAGACGGAACACTAACCGATCCAGGAGTCGGGATTATCAATTCGGTCCGTTATGCCTTACGGAAATTCGGGCTTGACGGTGACCCTGAATTTCTGCGCCGTTTTGTCGGCCCGCCGCTGATGGATTCCTTTATGAAGTATTATGGGTTTGATGAAGAAAAAGCCAGGGAAGCGGTGGCGTACTACCGGGAGTACTACGGGCCGCGCGGGATCTTTGAAAACCGGCTTTATCCGGGCATCCCCGAATTGCTCCGGGCCCTGGTCGACCGCGGAAAGCAGCTGGCTTTGGCAACTTCCAAACCGACCGTCTTCGCCCGGCAGGTGCTCGCCCATTTCCAGATTGACCGGTATTTTGCCGACGACTTAATCATCGGCAGCTACCTGGACGGGCAACGGACCAAGAAGGCCGAGGTAATCGCGACGGTCCTTGCTTTGCTCCCGCCGGAGAAGGAGAAGGCCGTCATGGTGGGGGACCGGCAGTTTGACGTTGAAGGGGCGAAGGCCAATGGGATTGCCGCGATTGCGGTCACGTATGGCTACGGCGAACCGGCCGAGCTGGAAGCGGCGGGCCCGACCCACATTGCCCACACCGTTCCGGAGCTTTTGGCCTTGTTGGAGTGA
- a CDS encoding MerR family transcriptional regulator, whose protein sequence is MAYTVRQLARLAGISPRTIRYYDEIGLLKPARVSASGYRLYGQAEVDRFQQILFYRELGVELKKIKRLITAPSFDELAALREHRAKLLAKRRHVDLLIANVEKTIALKEGKITMTDQEKFEAFKQKMIAENEEKYGAEARAKYGDEAVNRSNEILKNMTVEQYEEWQRLGAEVLQTLKAAMATGDPSGDLAQKTADLHRQWLSFAWGHYNKEAHAGLARMYVADPRFTAYYDDQVQPGAAQFLCDAILIYTGQKQ, encoded by the coding sequence ATGGCTTACACGGTGCGGCAATTGGCCAGGCTTGCCGGGATCAGCCCGCGGACCATCCGCTACTATGATGAGATTGGTCTTTTAAAGCCCGCGCGGGTGAGTGCTTCGGGTTATCGCCTTTACGGACAGGCGGAAGTGGATCGGTTCCAGCAAATCCTTTTCTACCGGGAGCTTGGCGTGGAGTTGAAAAAGATTAAACGGCTGATCACCGCACCGTCCTTTGACGAGCTGGCAGCCTTAAGAGAGCACCGGGCCAAGCTGCTGGCGAAGCGGCGACATGTTGATCTTTTGATCGCCAATGTGGAAAAGACAATCGCCTTGAAGGAGGGAAAAATAACAATGACCGATCAAGAGAAGTTTGAAGCGTTCAAGCAAAAAATGATCGCGGAGAACGAAGAGAAATACGGCGCGGAAGCCCGGGCCAAGTACGGTGACGAAGCCGTCAACCGTTCCAATGAGATCCTTAAAAACATGACGGTTGAGCAGTACGAAGAATGGCAGCGGCTGGGCGCGGAGGTACTGCAAACCCTGAAGGCGGCGATGGCGACCGGGGATCCCTCCGGCGACCTGGCGCAGAAAACTGCGGATTTACACCGGCAATGGTTGAGTTTCGCGTGGGGACATTATAACAAAGAGGCCCATGCCGGACTGGCCCGCATGTACGTGGCGGACCCCCGTTTTACCGCCTACTATGATGACCAGGTCCAGCCGGGAGCCGCGCAGTTTTTGTGCGATGCGATCTTGATCTACACCGGGCAGAAACAATAA